Below is a window of Cytophaga hutchinsonii ATCC 33406 DNA.
CGGCACTGTTTATTGTAGGCATACCTTCGTTACAAAGTTTGAATATTATGAAGTTGCATAGTCCGGAAAGTGCGATACTTTCAGCGGTTATCTTTAATGCCATTATTATTCCATTTCTGATTCCACTGGCATTAAAAGGTGTTGCATACAAACCCATTGGTGCTAGTGCACTGCTCCGCCGAAACCTATTGATCTATGGCTTAGGTGGTGTGATCATACCATTCATAGGTATTAAAGCAATTGATCTTATTGTTTCTTTATTCATTTAAATAAAAAAATATTATGAAATCGAATATACTTCCTTCCATAAAATTAACACTTGTTTGTCTTGTTTTCTTTATGGGTATTTATACACTTGCGGTATACGGCATTGCACAATTCACACCAAATAATGGCAATGGTGACATGATTGTGCACAATGGAAAAATCTATTACAGCAACATCGGACAGGCGTTTACAGACGACAGCTATTTCAACTCAAGACCATCTGCAGTAGGCTATAATGCAGCAGGTTCGGGTGGCAGTAACAAAGGTCCGGGTAATCCGGACTATTTAAAAGAAGTACAGGCACGCATTGATACCTTTCTGGTTCATAATCCAGGTGTAAGCAAATCA
It encodes the following:
- a CDS encoding K(+)-transporting ATPase subunit C; this encodes MKSNILPSIKLTLVCLVFFMGIYTLAVYGIAQFTPNNGNGDMIVHNGKIYYSNIGQAFTDDSYFNSRPSAVGYNAAGSGGSNKGPGNPDYLKEVQARIDTFLVHNPGVSKSEIPSDLVTASGSGLDPNISVQAAKVQIKRIANIRNIAEETLFQLIEQQTEKPLLGLFGTEKINVLKLNIALDDLK